The Montipora capricornis isolate CH-2021 chromosome 3, ASM3666992v2, whole genome shotgun sequence genome window below encodes:
- the LOC138040677 gene encoding uncharacterized protein: MYADDTQLYIFMRKGNRVVALENLSLCLDDIMSWNLCNMLKCNPSKTEIIHFSSRFSPPEPIASINIGHHYVQPTSVIKNLGVTLDSHLTFVPHVNNICRALSRSFHSIGRIRKYLSQADTERIVHAFVLSKLDYCNSLLYGLPSREIEKLRRLQNTAARLTVCMKKTDHLTPVLKKLHWPPVNDRITFKLLLLTYKSLNGLAPVYINELLHHYTPCRSLRSSDSNFLAIPKTTTITYGDRSFAAIAPKLWNQLPLAIRQSDSVDSFERAMKTYLFRESSFFEL; encoded by the coding sequence atgtatgctgatgacacccaGCTCTACATTTTTATGCGTAAAGGGAACCGCGTTGTTGCTTTAGAAAATCTCAGTCTGTGTCTGGATGATATTATGAGTTGGAATTTATGCAATATGCTTAAATGTAATCCGTCAAAGACTGAAATTATCCATTTTtcttcgcgtttttcacctccTGAACCGATTGCTTCGATTAATATTGGCCATCACTACGTTCAGCCTACCAGTGTTATCAAAAACCTTGGAGTCACGCTTGATTCACATCTCACCTTTGTTCCTCATGTCAACAACATCTGTCGCGCTCTTTCGCGTTCGTTTCATTCCATTGGCAGAATTAGAAAATATCTTTCGCAAGCGGATACTGAGCGCATTGTCCATGCCTTCGTTTTATCGAAATTGGATTACTGTAATAGCTTGCTTTATGGGTTGCCTTCTCGTGAAATTGAAAAACTTCGGAGATTGCAGAACACCGCGGCAAGATTAACTGTGTGCATGAAGAAGACCGATCACCTTACTCCTGTTCTTAAAAAGTTGCACTGGCCTCCTGTTAATGACAGAATAACTTTTAAGTTACTGTTGCTTACGTATAAATCTCTTAATGGCCTTGCTCCGGTCTATATTAATGAACTGTTGCATCATTACACTCCCTGCCGTTCTCTTCGTTCCAGTGATTCCAATTTCCTTGCTATCCCGAAGACTACTACAATTACCTACGGAGATAGATCTTTTGCGGCTATTGCTCCAAAGTTATGGAATCAGCTACCGCTTGCCATTAGACAAAGCGACAGTGTTGATAGTTTTGAAAGGGCTATGAAAACGTACCTGTTTCGTGAGAgctctttctttgagttgtAA
- the LOC138043573 gene encoding ATP-dependent DNA helicase Q1-like, with protein sequence MVSLEEAFTLASAKFQIPNLNEHQKVAIKEVVTQKKDVFVNLPTGFAKSLIYEALPLMLDYAAKLPGHIVIVVSPLVSLMEDQVKYLRSIGVSAVNISSQTDNDHLRIENGQYSVVFGSPEAWLMNDRWRTMLGNVVYKSKLCAVAIDEAHVIKLW encoded by the coding sequence ATGGTGTCGCTGGAGGAGGCTTTTACCTTGGCTTCTGCGAAGTTCCAAATCCCAAATTTAAATGAGCATCAGAAGGTAGCGATTAAAGAAGTTGTCACGCAGAAGAAAGATGTATTTGTCAACCTGCCTACGGGATTTGCAAAATCTCTTATTTATGAAGCTCTTCCACTTATGTTGGACTATGCGGCCAAACTTCCAGGGCATATTGTTATCGTTGTCTCTCCACTTGTAAGCCTCATGGAGGATCAAGTAAAGTATTTACGGAGCATAGGAGTAAGTGCTGTCAACATAAGTAGCCAGACTGACAATGACCATTTGAGAATCGAGAATGGCCAATATTCAGTAGTTTTCGGGTCACCAGAAGCGTGGTTAATGAATGATCGTTGGAGAACCATGCTTGGGAATGTTGTCTATAAAAGCAAGCTATGTGCCGTGGCTATCGATGAAGCTCATGTTATAAAACTTTGGTAA